The following are from one region of the Salvia splendens isolate huo1 chromosome 2, SspV2, whole genome shotgun sequence genome:
- the LOC121792137 gene encoding beta-glucosidase BoGH3B-like: MGKAPSILGAIMFLYCWIWVANAEYNAYQDPKQPVMKRVKDLLSKMTLQEKIGQMTQIDRLVASADVLDKYYIGSVLSGGGSVPSRKASPEAWVDMVNGFQKGSLSTRLKIPMLYGIDAVHGHNNVYRATIFPHNVAIGATRDPQLAKRIGAATALEVRATGIPYVFAPCVAVCRDPRWGRCFESYSEDPKLVRAMTEIIPGLQGEIPSNSPKAVPFVAGQQKVVACAKHYVGDGGTTRGRNENNTLASRHDLLGIHMAPYYNAVIKGVASVMVSYSSWNGVKMHANRDLITGFLKNTLHFRGFVISDWQGIDRITSPPHLNYTYSILAGVGAGIDMIMVPYDYKEFISGLTSLVERKFIPMSRIDDAVARILRVKFTMGLFERPLADYSMAKYLGSQEHRELAREAVRKSLVLLKNGGSADEPLIPLPKKASKILVAGTHADNIGYQCGGWTIEWQGISGNNITAGTTILSAIKNTVNPKTRVVFQENPDSAYVKANKFSYAIVVVGELPYAETFGDSTNLTLPDPGPSIITNVCASVRCVVVLVTGRPVVIQPYLAQMDALVAAWLPGTEGQGVADVLFGDYGFSGKLPRTWFKTVDQLPMNVGDRHYDPLFPFGYGLTTHPAKAK, translated from the exons ATGGGTAAAGCACCTTCAATATTGGGTGCAATTATGTTCTTGTATTGCTGGATTTGGGTAGCAAATGCAGAGTACAACGCATACCAAGATCCGAAGCAGCCTGTGATGAAGAGAGTTAAGGACCTTTTGAGCAAGATGACTCTCCAGGAAAAAATAGGCCAAATGACACAAATCGATCGCCTAGTAGCATCTGCCGATGTTCTCGACAAATACTACATAG GCAGCGTGTTGAGCGGCGGAGGCAGTGTTCCATCGCGCAAGGCATCACCAGAGGCATGGGTGGACATGGTGAACGGCTTCCAGAAGGGCTCCCTGTCCACCCGTCTCAAGATACCCATGCTTTACGGGATTGACGCTGTCCACGGCCACAACAACGTTTACAGAGCTACCATTTTCCCTCATAACGTCGCAATTGGAGCCACAAG GGATCCACAACTGGCCAAGAGGATTGGAGCTGCCACTGCTCTGGAAGTCAGAGCTACCGGCATTCCTTATGTCTTTGCACCTTGCGTTGCG GTATGCAGAGATCCGAGATGGGGACGATGCTTCGAGAGTTACAGTGAAGATCCAAAGCTAGTTCGGGCGATGACAGAGATCATACCTGGACTACAAGGAGAGATCCCTTCCAATTCTCCAAAGGCTGTTCCCTTTGTTGCTGGACA GCAGAAAGTGGTGGCTTGTGCCAAGCACTACGTAGGCGATGGTGGAACGACCAGGGGAAGGAACGAGAACAACACGCTGGCGAGCAGGCACGATCTGCTCGGCATTCACATGGCTCCCTACTACAACGCTGTCATCAAAGGAGTCGCCTCCGTCATGGTCTCCTACTCCAGCTGGAACGGCGTCAAGATGCACGCCAACCGCGACCTCATCACTGGCTTCcttaaaaacacacttcatttcAGG GGATTTGTCATCTCGGACTGGCAAGGAATCGACAGAATCACTTCCCCGCCGCATCTCAACTACACATATTCCATCTTGGCCGGAGTTGGCGCTGGAATAGACATG ATCATGGTTCCATATGACTACAAAGAATTCATCAGTGGCCTTACATCCTTGGTGGAAAGGAAATTCATCCCCATGAGCCGGATCGATGACGCAGTGGCGAGGATCCTAAGGGTTAAGTTCACCATGGGCTTGTTTGAACGCCCCTTGGCTGATTACAGCATGGCCAAGTACCTTGGTAGTCAG GAACATAGGGAGCTTGCAAGGGAGGCTGTAAGAAAATCCCTTGTCCTTCTCAAGAATGGTGGATCTGCAGATGAGCCATTGATCCCACTTCCTAAAAAGGCATCGAAGATCCTTGTAGCCGGGACACACGCTGACAACATAGGCTATCAGTGTGGTGGCTGGACGATCGAGTGGCAGGGCATCTCAGGCAACAACATTACAGCCG GCACCACGATCTTGTCTGCGATCAAGAACACCGTGAACCCCAAAACAAGAGTTGTGTTTCAAGAGAATCCGGATTCTGCATATGTGAAGGCCAACAAGTTCTCCTACGCCATTGTTGTAGTGGGAGAACTACCGTATGCAGAAACATTTGGAGACAGCACCAACTTGACACTTCCTGATCCCGGGCCAAGTATCATCACAAATGTGTGTGCCTCGGTGAGATGTGTTGTGGTTCTTGTTACAGGGCGCCCAGTCGTGATCCAGCCTTATCTTGCACAAATGGATGCCCTAGTAGCCGCTTGGCTTCCAGGGACGGAGGGCCAAGGTGTTGCAGATGTTCTGTTTGGAGACTATGGTTTCTCCGGCAAGCTCCCTCGTACGTGGTTCAAGACTGTCGACCAGCTTCCAATGAATGTCGGTGATCGCCATTATGATCCGTTGTTTCCTTTTGGGTATGGACTCACCACACATCCTGCAAAGGCTAAGTAA
- the LOC121792138 gene encoding protein PXR1-like: MGGGSETFHIEEEKEKLHLKAESKIEKPGEEVEEKTKVELEVGAKSVVPKHEDKKDESKANKKVKKDDKDKEKKSNEEMEKEKSEVEEGEEGKSKKKDKEKHTKKDKEEEVEEKKKDKGLKKKDKSKESAGESNDEENEGEDDEKEKRKKKEKKHKKNKHKEEDVEAEKELEGDGSKKEKKKGKGKDEDKKAKKDSEGEVSEEVSDEKGSEAKKKKKKCGKGKEDSKKKKSKGKSDQETDEVEDEVASRGLHVEGNGDKKQTKDEKKQRFKEKYNARDLDKLRKKLDKINNKIESLVEKKEDIMRLVKEAEDKKTVDAKTTTKDAAGDEGKEKLNTVEVA, encoded by the coding sequence ATGGGGGGCGGATCTGAAACTTTTCATATCGAAGAGGAGAAGGAAAAGCTCCATTTAAAGGCCGAGAGCAAAATTGAAAAGCCTGGTGAAGAAGTAGAAGAAAAGACTAAGGTGGAACTTGAAGTCGGAGCGAAATCTGTGGTGCCAAAACATGAAGAcaagaaagatgaatcaaaagCAAACAAGAAGGTGAAAAAAGATGACAAGGATAAAGAGAAGAAATCCAATGAGGAAATGGAGAAAGAGAAAAGTGAGGTAGAAGAAGGTGAGGAGGGGAAGAGcaaaaagaaagataaagagaaacaCACGAAGAAGGACAAAGAGGAGGAAGttgaagagaaaaagaaggataagggattgaagaagaaagacaaaTCCAAAGAGAGTGCAGGAGAATCGAATGACGAAGAAAATGAAGGCGAAGATGATGAAaaagagaagaggaagaagaaggagaagaagcaTAAGAAAAACAAGCACAAGGAGGAGGACGTAGAAGCTGAAAAAGAATTGGAAGGAGATGGATCcaagaaagagaagaagaaaggaaagggCAAAGATGAGGATAAGAAGGCGAAGAAAGATTCGGAAGGGGAAGTGAGTGAAGAAGTCTCGGATGAAAAGGGGTCGGAGgcgaagaagaaaaagaaaaaatgtggCAAGGGCAAGGAAGAtagtaagaaaaagaaatccAAAGGGAAATCTGATCAAGAAACAGATGAGGTTGAAGATGAAGTCGCCTCAAGGGGCCTTCACGTAGAAGGAAATGGAGACAAGAAGCAGACGAAGGATGAGAAGAAACAAAGATTCAAAGAGAAGTACAACGCGAGGGACCTTGATAAGCTGAGAAAGAAGCTGGACAAAATCAACAATAAGATTGAGAGTCTTGTTGAGAAAAAGGAGGACATCATGAGACTTGTAAAGGAAGCCGAGGATAAGAAAACTGTCGATGCTAAGACGACGACCAAGGATGCAGCTGGTGATGAAGGCAAAGAAAAGCTAAATACAGTTGAGGTTGCTTAG
- the LOC121764180 gene encoding probable glycosyltransferase At5g03795, translated as MAAASSLYVLHSLLTRRRDAAYFALPIKSFFFYMPTTLALATSLLILLYISSTSNLFFIHPHPQIRASLNFSQFPPLQFPDFTIPEAEHRSNFRLKIGLQGNDKELFHDRDVFLANYKEMNSSLRIYIYPHRQDDPFANVLLPVDSEPGGNYASESYFKKVLMGSHFSTEDPSEADLFFLPFSIARLRHDPRVGINGIQDFIRDYVFNISHEYSYWNRSGGADHFYVACHSIGRAAMEKAEAVKFNAIQIVCSSSYYVFSYVTHKDASLPQIWPRQGDPPNLARERSRLAFFAGSINSPVRERLLQVWQNDSEISVHFGRLNTSYSDELLRSKFCLHVKGFEVNTARIGDALYYGCVPVIIANHYDLPFQDILNWRSFSVIVATLDIPLLKKILNAISVEEYLILRNNVFKVRKQFQWNHSPVDYDAFYLVMYELWLRRSSLRVIP; from the exons ATGGCGGCCGCATCTTCACTCTATGTACTCCACAGCCTCCTCACGCGCCGCCGCGACGCAGCCTATTTCGCCCTTCCCATCAAATCCTTCTTCTTTTACATGCCCACAACCTTGGCTCTCGCCACCTCTCTTCTTATTCTTCTCTATATCTCCTCCACTTCTAATCTCTTCTTCATTCACCCGCACCCTCAAATTAGGGCTTCTCTTAATTTTTCCCAATTCCCTCCTCTTCAATTTCCCGATTTTACTATTCCAGAAGCTGAGCATCGGAGTAATTTCAGACTCAAAATTGGGCTTCAGG GAAATGACAAAGAGCTATTCCATGACAGAGATGTCTTCCTTGCTAACTACAAGGAGATGAACTCAAGCTTAAGGATTTATATCTATCCACACAGACAAGATGATCCGTTCGCTAACGTGCTCTTGCCCGTGGATTCTGAGCCTGGTGGTAACTACGCCAGCGAAAGCTACTTCAAGAAGGTTCTCATGGGTAGTCATTTTAGTACAGAGGATCCCTCTGAAGCAGATTTGTTCTTTTTACCCTTTTCCATTGCAAGGTTGAGGCACGACCCGCGTGTGGGCATTAATGGGATTCAAGATTTTATCAGAGATTACGTTTTCAACATTAGTCATGAGTATTCTTATTGGAACCGTAGTGGTGGTGCTGATCATTTTTATGTTGCTTGCCACTCGATTGGCCGTGCTGCCATGGAGAAAGCCGAGGCGGTGAAGTTTAATGCTATCCAGATTGTGTGCTCGTCGAGCTACTATGTGTTTTCCTATGTTACTCACAAGGATGCGTCGCTGCCTCAGATTTGGCCTAGGCAAGGCGATCCCCCAAATCTTGCACGTGAAAG GTCAAGACTGGCCTTTTTCGCTGGATCGATAAATTCACCAGTGCGTGAAAGGCTGCTTCAAGTGTGGCAAAATGATTCGGAAATATCAGTCCATTTCGGGCGCCTCAACACGTCCTACTCTGATGAGCTTCTACGAAGCAAATTTTGCCTTCACGTGAAAGGATTTGAGGTCAACACAGCGCGTATCGGTGATGCACTATACTATGGTTGCGTCCCGGTAATAATTGCCAATCACTATGATCTCCCATTTCAGGATATACTCAACTGGAGAAGCTTCTCAGTGATTGTTGCAACTTTAGACATCCCTCTTCTGAAGAAAATCCTGAATGCAATAAGTGTGGAGGAGTATTTGATTTTGAGAAACAATGTATTCAAGGTGAGGAAACAATTTCAGTGGAACCATTCTCCTGTAGATTATGATGCTTTTTACTTGGTTATGTATGAATTATGGCTTCGGCGAAGTTCTTTAAGAGTTATACCTTag
- the LOC121777966 gene encoding probable glycosyltransferase At5g03795 translates to MAASTASFLSSPPPSSLQGLFLLLITTSVFFFLYSFSSIKLDNIHHQEGLIHPPKAILPLQQHQQAVHNHPFISQESLNLQVDVVLPEKAVIAASKTPLPTEKRNHESVGSRNNDKIYDAFHDRTLFTEEYARMKKRMKIYAYPHSKYEAFANVLLPEDPEPGGNYASESYFKKALFKSHFLTNDPSEADLFYLPFSIASLRHDKRVGVGGIQTYVKNYVRDISQTYPFWNRTGGTDHFYVACHSVGRTAMEKAVQVKLNAIQVVCSSSYFLAGYVSHKDASIPQIWPRKGPRPTRPPSHRQNLAFYAGAMNSRVRESLVKTWGNDSEISVHRARLKTPYSESLLRSKFCIHAKGFEVNTARIGDALYYGCVPVVLADHYDLPYADILNWESFSVVLSASDIPIMKRVLLEMVRSGEYLRLQENVVRVQKHFQWHSVPVNYDAFYMIMYELWLRRSHVSINI, encoded by the exons ATGGCGGCCTCCACCGCTAGCTTCCTAAGTTCGCCGCCGCCGTCTTCACTCCAAGGCCTATTCCTCCTCCTCATAACCACCTCggttttcttctttttatacTCATTTTCAAGCATAAAACTTGACAATATTCATCACCAAGAAGGCCTAATTCACCCTCCTAAAGCTATCCTACCTCTTCAACAGCACCAGCAGGCTGTGCACAACCACCCTTTCATCTCTCAAGAATCACTTAATCTGCAAGTGGACGTTGTTCTTCCGGAGAAGGCAGTCATCGCGGCGTCGAAAACACCATTGCCAACGGAAAAAAGGAATCATGAATCAGTTG GATCGCGTAACAACGATAAAATTTACGATGCATTCCACGATAGGACCCTATTCACAGAAGAGTACGCGAGAATGAAGAAGAGAATGAAGATATACGCGTATCCACATAGCAAGTATGAGGCATTCGCAAACGTGTTGCTCCCGGAGGATCCTGAGCCGGGCGGGAACTATGCGAGCGAGAGCTATTTCAAGAAAGCCCTATTCAAGAGTCATTTCCTCACAAATGACCCTTCCGAAGCGGACCTCTTCTACCTCCCCTTCTCCATCGCCAGCCTCCGGCACGACAAGAGAGTAGGTGTTGGTGGGATTCAGACCTACGTCAAGAACTATGTTCGAGACATAAGTCAAACCTACCCCTTCTGGAACCGGACAGGCGGCACAGATCATTTCTACGTCGCCTGCCATTCGGTGGGGCGGACTGCAATGGAAAAAGCGGTCCAGGTTAAACTAAACGCGATTCAAGTGGTGTGCTCCTCGAGCTACTTCTTGGCGGGCTACGTCTCCCACAAAGATGCATCCATACCGCAAATTTGGCCCAGGAAAGGCCCACGCCCAACACGCCCACCATCACACAG GCAGAATCTAGCCTTCTACGCTGGAGCAATGAACTCGAGAGTTCGAGAGTCTCTAGTGAAGACGTGGGGCAACGATTCTGAGATCTCGGTTCACCGTGCCCGGCTCAAGACGCCCTACTCGGAGTCACTCTTGAGGAGCAAGTTCTGCATCCATGCTAAGGGATTTGAAGTGAACACAGCTCGAATAGGGGATGCTTTGTATTATGGGTGTGTGCCTGTAGTTTTAGCAGACCACTATGATCTTCCATATGCAGACATCTTGAACTGGGAGAGTTTCTCGGTTGTTTTGTCGGCTTCGGACATTCCGATCATGAAAAGGGTGCTTTTAGAAATGGTTAGATCAGGTGAGTATTTGAGGTTGCAAGAGAATGTTGTGAGAGTCCAGAAGCATTTTCAGTGGCATAGTGTGCCGGTTAATTATGATGCGTTTTATATGATTATGTATGAGTTGTGGCTTCGGAGAAGTCATGTAAGTATCAACATTTga
- the LOC121792142 gene encoding universal stress protein PHOS34-like, which yields MAETSAAVAEEQKRMKVLVPVDESEGSLYALRWALDHLFGLEPPEQEQAAVTLVNVQPTFQPFIYPAGPVVYATPAVIDSVKKAQEQNAAAILARALRICKEKKIKAEALILQGDAKDKICEAAEELHVDVLVIGSRGLGTIKRALLGSVSNYCVHHVHCPVLVVKPPPKQAHD from the exons ATGGCGGAGACGAGTGCTGCGGTGGCGGAGGAGCAGAAGAGGATGAAGGTGTTGGTTCCCGTAGATGAGAGTGAGGGGAGTTTGTACGCGCTGAGGTGGGCGCTCGACCACCTCTTTGGTTTGGAACCGCCGGAGCAGGAGCAAGCTGCCGTGACGTTAGTGAATGTGCAGCCAACTTTCCAGCCATTCATCTATCCAGCTGGCCCAG TTGTGTACGCAACTCCGGCGGTGATTGATTCGGTGAAGAAAGCGCAGGAGCAGAACGCTGCGGCCATACTCGCGCGAGCGTTGCGCATCTGCAAAGAGAAGAAG ATAAAGGCAGAAGCATTGATTCTACAAGGAGACGCTAAAGATAAGATATGTGAAGCAGCAGAAGAACTGCACGTTGATGTCTTGGTGATCGGTAGTCGTGGGCTTGGAACCATTAAAAG GGCATTGCTAGGAAGCGTGAGCAACTACTGTGTGCATCACGTCCATTGTCCGGTCCTGGTGGTGAAGCCTCCTCCCAAACAAGCTCATGATTGA
- the LOC121777976 gene encoding universal stress protein YxiE-like, with amino-acid sequence MNVLVAVDDSDESFAALRWVVDKILKRRKDSTAVVTIAHVAEALPRYAFPGGHVVESASKAQEQNSARILSRAYEMCRESSLKAKTIILEGDPKETICRAVEEMNIHLLVVGSRGLGQIKRAFLGSVSDYCAQHAKSPVLVVKQPHNKI; translated from the exons ATGAATGTTTTAGTGGCGGTGGACGACAGCGATGAGAGCTTCGCGGCTCTCCGTTGGGTGGTTGACAAGATCCTGAAGCGGAGGAAAGATTCGACCGCGGTGGTCACGATTGCACATGTCGCGGAGGCCCTGCCCCGCTACGCCTTCCCCGGCGGCCATG TGGTGGAATCTGCGAGCAAAGCACAGGAGCAGAATAGTGCGAGAATATTGTCACGTGCGTACGAGATGTGCAGAGAGAGTTCG TTGAAAGCTAAAACGATAATTCTGGAGGGGGATCCAAAAGAGACGATTTGCAGGGCAGTGGAAGAGATGAACATACATCTTCTTGTTGTTGGTAGCCGTGGACTAGGCCAAATCAAGAG GGCTTTTCTGGGAAGTGTGAGCGACTACTGCGCCCAACACGCCAAATCTCCGGTTCTCGTAGTCAAGCAACCGCACAACAAAATCTAG
- the LOC121792141 gene encoding putative phosphatidylglycerol/phosphatidylinositol transfer protein DDB_G0282179, translating to MAGVPMKLFGCFLVALCLLVPLISAKATDVKYCDKKANYIVKVNGLDIDPYPISRGSNTTFAISATTGQPITGGKLVIDVSYFWFHVHSEDRDLCKDTSCPINVGDFLVSHSQELPGITPPGSYTLTMKMVDGNNNQLTCITVDFSIGFIAEETLAVM from the exons ATGGCGGGTGTGCCGATGAAGCTTTTCGGTTGCTTTCTCGTTGCTCTGTGTCTACTTGTACCGTTGATTTCCGCCAAGGCAACCGATGTGAAGTATTGCG ATAAGAAGGCTAATTACATTGTCAAGGTGAATGGACTCGACATAGATCCATATCCAATTTCCAGAGGCTCGAATACAACCTTTGCAATTTCTGCAACTACTG GTCAACCAATAACTGGCGGGAAACTCGTTATTGATGTCTCATACTTTTGGTTTCACGTCCATAGCGAGGATCGTGATCTCTGTAAAGATACTTCTTGTCCGATCAATGTCGGTGATTTTCTGGTCTCTCACTCCCAGGAATTACCTGGAATCACCCCACCT GGTTCATACACTCTGACAATGAAAATGGTGGATGGGAACAACAATCAGTTGACGTGCATTACTGTTGATTTCAGCATTGGTTTCATTGCAGAAGAGACCTTGGCTGTTATGTAA
- the LOC121792140 gene encoding uncharacterized protein LOC121792140, whose translation MVVKMMKWRPWPPLICRKFEVRLTVHKLEGCDWVCEGADKDNNGGFAVEIRWKGPKISLGSFRRTVKRNCTREESVKRVAGCDDPNDAVLLEWDEEYCNVCSFSGYKDNVFHPWEINFAVLQVTEGLNQGTKNKISVVGLGTLNIAEYASKTKEELCVVKIPLIVSNIAVEHHPSLFVSLDLLELQGAQQSAELVPELHVPPISAPGEASSMDKEEEVSALKAALRKVKFITEYVSTRRPRKTGHEEEGSEGRYFSKSEDDEYAYPCELDSTDEFEEGECEEGKKDCAVRKSFSYGTLAYANHAGVSCYSGATSYDAEDWVYYSHRRRSDAGCPPVEDSISSAPELSLIQNSKRSIFPWRKRKLSFRSPKAKGEPLLKKTNGEEGGDDIDFDRRQLSSDESLSPKWQRTDEDPNANRSSLSEFGDDNFAVGVWEQREVTSRDGRMKIQMQVFFASIDQRSERAAGESACTVLVAVIADWLQNNHSLMPIKSQFDSLIRYGSLEWRNLCENEIYKERFPDKHFDLETVLHTKILDLCIVPGSSFVGFFHPDCIEGEHFDFLCGAMSFDDIWDEISRPESSTSGEAPIFIVSWNDHFFVLKVETDAYYIIDTLGERLHEGCNQAYILKFDRNTTIYNLKNGDESREENSAGEQCASGASVEPVDSNGQAAKLKEESEEKKDEEILFHGKESCKEYIKNFLAAIPIRELEADVKKGLSMSTPLHQRLQIEFHYTRLEQQPAFVSQATEVDVSIYT comes from the exons ATGGTGGTGAAGATGATGAAATGGAGGCCATGGCCCCCTCTGATTTGCAGGAAATTCGAGGTGAGGCTCACTGTGCACAAGCTGGAGGGCTGTGATTGGGTGTGCGAGGGTGCAGACAAGGATAATAATGGTGGTTTCGCGGTGGAGATCAGGTGGAAGGGCCCCAAGATATCGCTGGGCTCATTCCGGAGGACTGTGAAGAGGAACTGTACAAGGGAAGAGTCGGTTAAGAGGGTTGCTGGTTGTGATGACCCAAACGACGCCGTTTTGTTGGAGTGGGATGAGGAATATTGTAACGTCTGTAGTTTTTCTGGCTACAAGGACAATGTGTTTCATCCTTGGGAGATCAATTTTGCTGTTTTGCAAGTCACTGAG GGGTTGAATCAAGGTACAAAGAACAAGATTTCGGTTGTTGGTTTGGGAACATTAAACATTGCTGAATATGCTTCAAAGACTAAGGAGGAACTTTGCGTTGTCAAAATTCCTTTAATCGTTTCCAACATCGCGGTCGAGCACCACCCTTCTCTCTTC GTATCTCTCGACTTGCTAGAACTTCAAGGTGCACAGCAATCAGCCGAGTTGGTCCCCGAATTGCATGTACCGCCCATTTCAGCACCCGGAGAAGCTTCTTCTATGGATAAAGAGGAGGAGGTATCTGCACTTAAAGCTGCGCTGAGGAAGGTCAAATTCATTACTGAATATGTGTCAACTCGGAGGCCTAGAAAGACCGGCCATGAAGAGGAGGGTAGCGAAGGCAGGTACTTCTCTAAGAGTGAGGACGACGAATATGCTTACCCTTGTGAATTGGACTCGACTGATGAATTTGAGGAAGGGGAATGTGAGGAAGGCAAAAAGGACTGTGCTGTTAGGAAGTCATTTAGCTACGGAACACTGGCTTATGCTAATCATGCCGGTGTGTCGTGTTATTCTGGTGCTACCAGCTATGATGCTGAAGATTGGGTTTACTACAGTCACCGCCGGAGATCAGATGCTGGCTGCCCTCCTGTAGAGGACTCGATTTCTTCAGCTCCGGAGCTATCACTGATACAAAACTCCAAACGTAGTATTTTTCCTTGGAGGAAGAGGAAGCTGAGTTTCCGATCTCCTAAAGCCAAAGGCGAACCGTTACTAAAAAAGACTAACGGTGAAGAAGGTGGAGATGATATAGATTTTGACCGCAGGCAGCTTAGTTCGGATGAATCTCTCTCTCCAAAG TGGCAAAGAACAGACGAGGATCCAAATGCAAATCGATCATCATTGTCCGAGTTTGGTGATGATAATTTTGCTGTTGGAGTCTGGGAGCAGAGAGAAGTAACAAGCCGGGATGGACGCATGAAGATTCAGATGCAAGTCTTTTTTGCTTCGATTGATCAACGTAGTGAGCGTGCTGCGGGAGAAAGTGCTTGTACGGTTCTTGTTGCTGTTATTGCTGATTGGTTGCAGAACAATCACAGCCTCATGCCAATCAAGTCGCAGTTTGATAGTTTAATCAGATATGGATCCTTGGAATGGAGAAATCTTTGTGAGAATGAAATTTACAAGGAGCGTTTTCCTGACAAACACTTCGACTTAGAGACAGTCCTCCATACGAAGATCCTTGATCTTTGCATCGTTCCCGGGAGTTCCTTTGTTGGGTTTTTCCATCCCGATTGTATAGAAGGGGAACATTTTGATTTTCTGTGTGGTGCCATGTCCTTCGATGATATTTGGGACGAGATCAGCAGGCCAGAGAGTTCCACCAGCGGTGAAGCTCCGATTTTCATAGTCAGCTGGAACGATCACTTTTTCGTCCTCAAGGTCGAGACAGATGCTTACTACATCATCGACACTTTAGGGGAGCGTCTGCACGAAGGATGCAATCAAGCTTACATACTGAAATTCGACAGGAACACGACTATCTATAACCTGAAAAATGGTGATGAATCTCGAGAAGAAAACTCTGCTGGCGAGCAATGTGCTTCTGGTGCGTCAGTTGAGCCAGTTGACTCAAACGGGCAGGCAGCTAAGTTGAAGGAAGAGTCGGAGGAGAAGAAGGATGAAGAGATTCTCTTTCACGGGAAAGAGTCGTGCAAAGAGTACATAAAGAACTTCTTGGCTGCAATCCCAATCAGAGAACTGGAAGCAGATGTGAAGAAAGGTCTGTCAATGTCGACTCCTCTTCATCAACGGCTGCAGATAGAGTTTCACTACACGCGATTGGAGCAGCAGCCAGCATTTGTTTCTCAGGCAACGGAGGTTGATGTATCTATCTATACCTGA